TTCCCGGATATTCCTGTCTATGTGGAAGGGGATAAGCCGCAGTCAGCCTACTTCAGGCTGGAACTGCTCTCGGCAACCTACGATAGGCAGCGTGAAGGCAGATACATGGCGATCTACCGCTTCGGTATCCGCTATGAGCAAGGAAGTCTGCTGGACGCAGAGGCTATGGCTGACGGGCTCTGTGAGGCGCTGGACACAAGAGAAAGTGTTAATCCCGCTTATCGGGTGGTGCGCCAATCCTGGGTGGCCGGAGCAGAGGGACGGGGGGCGCTGTTCACCGTGGACTATATGCTCTATCTCCAGAAGCAGAAGCAGCCGGAGGAAGAGGCAGAGCTGATGGGACACTTCACAGAAGGGACGCGGCTGAAATGAGTTCTAAGGAAATGACGGCAATTGAGCGGGAACGAGCCAGCGGGGGGCCGGATGCTTTTGGAAAGAAGCAGATGATGAACTCCGCTCTGTTTGCGCCGCGGGAAAAGGATGTACTGGAGGTAGTTCTGCAAGAGGACGGGAGCTATACCTTGGAAGAGGCTAAGCATTTAATGGAGCTGTATCTAAATAAGGAGGTTATCTAATGGCTGGAGGAACATGGACAACACAAAACAAGGTGCGTCCGGGGGTATACGTAAATGTGGCCTCGAACAGCATTGTGGCAGGTAAAATGGGGGAACGCGGTACGGCTGCTTTGGCGCTTGCACTGCCTTGGGGGCCTGCGGGCGTCATTCTGAAGCTTACGGCTCAGGATGATTTCCAGCACAAGCTGGGCTACGATCTGACGGCTGCAGAGCTGCTGCCGGTGAGAGAGGTACTGAAGCGGGCGGGCACTCTGCTGCTCTACCGTCTGAATCAGGGCGTGAAGGCTGCTGTGACCAATAACGGAGTTCAGGCGACTGCGCTGTATGGCGGGGAACGCGGGAATGCGCTTAAGGTAGTGATCGAGAAAAATATCGATGACGCTACTAAGTTCGATGTCCGGACGCTGCTTGATGGTAGTGAGGTGGACAAGCAGACGGTAAGTGCTGCTGCCGGTCTGGCTGCGAATGCTTATGTGGAATTTAAACCGAATGATTCTGGCGCGCTGACGGTGACCGCTGGACTGCCGCTGGCAGGCGGGGCGAATGGTACGGTCACGAATGCGGAGCATAGTGCGTTCTTGTCGGCGCTGGGGGTTCAGGATTTCCAGACGGTAGGTCTGGTATCGCAGGATAACACGCTGAAGTCACTGTATAGTGCCTATGTGAAGCGTCTGCG
The sequence above is a segment of the Paenibacillus sp. FSL R7-0204 genome. Coding sequences within it:
- a CDS encoding phage tail terminator family protein translates to MTVQQLRGNITAALVQFFPDIPVYVEGDKPQSAYFRLELLSATYDRQREGRYMAIYRFGIRYEQGSLLDAEAMADGLCEALDTRESVNPAYRVVRQSWVAGAEGRGALFTVDYMLYLQKQKQPEEEAELMGHFTEGTRLK
- a CDS encoding phage tail sheath family protein, with amino-acid sequence MAGGTWTTQNKVRPGVYVNVASNSIVAGKMGERGTAALALALPWGPAGVILKLTAQDDFQHKLGYDLTAAELLPVREVLKRAGTLLLYRLNQGVKAAVTNNGVQATALYGGERGNALKVVIEKNIDDATKFDVRTLLDGSEVDKQTVSAAAGLAANAYVEFKPNDSGALTVTAGLPLAGGANGTVTNAEHSAFLSALGVQDFQTVGLVSQDNTLKSLYSAYVKRLRNTEGKKVQAVLSDYATADHEGIISVANGVILSDGTVVDKAHAVAWVAGATAAAAVNESLTYQAYDDAVDADVRFSHSETVEALTDGELLFTYSGGRAVVEQDINTFTSFSTDKGKAFSKNRVLRVLDGIAGDLKRIFESYFIGKLPNNEDGRALFWSQCVTYMNDLQNLGAIENFNAQSDIVVTPGADSDSVVLEVAVKPVDSVEKVYMKVKVV